From Lolium perenne isolate Kyuss_39 chromosome 5, Kyuss_2.0, whole genome shotgun sequence, a single genomic window includes:
- the LOC127301385 gene encoding F-box/FBD/LRR-repeat protein At1g13570-like yields MAPARQRARPSEPPPAADLLASLPPPLLDAILARLDIRDAVRTSALSRDWRRRWEALPSISLSFLDKRGGTPTSVAVDRVLARYPGHISSFSFHCDKYSAARVADWLVALCGRGVRSINLQCSYYYYSITLHSSVFLCTQLVYLELNGCLMPPLPLGFPGFPVLEELKLYAAQFPENGESLLEEILGGSPSLNTLNLSYLYIRDDGPQNEWVIGGPNIRKLTIISDKSYGWRITDLPCLDEATIDLGKYVSSGDFQGFIAGFAQVRKLILHTCYPLPPLANGHLMETLPCTFYNLKSLILWTHFCERPAILATLCLLMNAPNLEELEITIERTFLDGIEANAENHNTQYTDAFCANLQVVKIKGIGWLPSEMCFIKLVLSKAIVLRTMYLRLGYESSKSNEDVLCELMTYRRGSPHAQVFFNGKIE; encoded by the exons ATGGCGCCAGCGCGCCAGCGCGCGCGGCCGAGCGAGCCGCCGCCGGCGGCGGATCTGCTGGCCTCCCTCCCGCCGCCCCTGCTCGACGCCATCCTCGCCCGCCTCGACATCCGGGACGCCGTCCGCACATCCGCGCTCTCCCGCGACTGGCGCCGCCGCTGGGAGGCCCTCCCCTCcatctccctctccttcctcgacaAGCGCGGCGGCACGCCCACCTCGGTGGCCGTCGACCGCGTCCTCGCTCGCTACCCGGGCCACATCTCCAGCTTCTCCTTCCACTGCGACAAGTACTCCGCCGCCCGCGTCGCCGACTGGCTCGTCGCCCTCTGCGGCCGCGGCGTCAGGTCCATCAACCTCCAGTGCTCCTACTACTACTACTCCATCACCCTCCACTCCTCCGTCTTCCTCTGCACCCAGCTCGTCTACCTGGAGCTCAACGGCTGCCTTATGCCGCCTCTCCCACTGGGGTTCCCCGGCTTCCCTGTGCTTGAGGAGCTAAAACTGTACGCCGCCCAGTTCCCAGAGAACGGGGAGAGCTTGCTGGAAGAGATTCTTGGAGGGTCGCCCTCGCTTAACACCCTGAATCTTTCCTACCTGTATATCCGCGACGATGGCCCCCAAAACGAGTGGGTGATTGGTGGACCTAACATACGGAAACTTACGATAATTTCGGATAAATCTTATGGTTGGCGGATCACGGACCTGCCATGCCTCGATGAAGCCACCATCGATTTGGGAAAGTATGTGAGCTCTGGCGATTTCCAAGGATTCATTGCCGGGTTTGCACAAGTTAGGAAGCTCATTCTCCATACGTGCTACCCACTGCCACCG CTAGCAAATGGTCATTTAATGGAAACACTTCCATGTACCTTTTACAACTTAAAGAGCTTAATCCTCTGGACACATTTCTGTGAGAGGCCTGCCATTTTGGCAACCTTATGCTTACTAATGAATGCTCCTAATCTAGAAGAACTTGAAATTACG ATCGAGCGTACTTTCTTGGATGGAATTGAAGCAAATGCAGAGAATCATAATACACAATACACTGATGCCTTCTGTGCCAACCTTCAGGTTGTGAAAATAAAGGGTATTGGCTGGTTGCCAAGTGAAATGTGTTTTATCAAGCTCGTTTTATCGAAAGCAATAGTTCTTCGCACAATGTATCTTAGACTTGGTTATGAAAGCTCAAAGTCTAACGAGGATGTACTGTGTGAACTAATGACATACAGAAGGGGTTCACCTCATGCTCAAGTCTTCTTTAATG GTAAGATTGAATAG